A genomic window from Bdellovibrio sp. SKB1291214 includes:
- a CDS encoding Hsp20/alpha crystallin family protein, with protein MSSIDNSTRKAQQAELNDLQTEFNRKKKQISKENETQLADLRDYYADKRENVRETNEAAINHIRDRQKELVDTSAEQRRQLADNYNAKTASLQKGYDEKLNETRDKRQQQLATVQADSANKIKETQDYTQGQVNSIREKSAQDVQVAKERYNKEMKDINSFAQKRVDNQRAQNEMTLNNEIERGKASQERLRNTQEKQYTEVRERGESKIAIAQEQNEKKLVRSNADAENRYEKQQKQWDSKEKNLNAQYSQRVMQNKKAYEKELKTQNEHFKSTYQKNDAANRESLNIQEDMYAKELATTRQEFVKQAAKYSSKENDPFYKIENRGSVMHETPNFYVLRAFVPEHEKDSVRVSIQNDKAMVSGQRSFKDNIADDTKKVTSSSYQTFREEFAFDKPIISEGMTRERDGDFVVYTIPKGNISGYSRKA; from the coding sequence ATGTCATCTATCGACAATTCCACACGTAAAGCGCAGCAAGCCGAACTGAATGATCTTCAGACGGAATTCAATCGCAAGAAAAAGCAGATCTCCAAAGAAAATGAAACTCAACTGGCCGATCTACGCGATTACTATGCTGATAAAAGAGAAAACGTGCGTGAGACGAACGAGGCCGCGATCAATCACATTCGTGATCGTCAAAAAGAATTGGTCGATACCTCGGCGGAACAACGTCGTCAGCTAGCTGATAACTACAATGCTAAAACGGCTTCCCTGCAAAAGGGATATGACGAAAAACTTAACGAAACTCGTGATAAACGCCAACAGCAATTAGCGACAGTGCAAGCGGACTCCGCAAACAAAATTAAGGAAACTCAAGACTATACTCAAGGGCAAGTAAACTCCATTCGCGAAAAATCTGCCCAAGATGTTCAAGTCGCTAAGGAGCGCTACAATAAAGAGATGAAGGATATCAATTCCTTCGCGCAGAAACGCGTGGACAACCAACGTGCCCAAAACGAAATGACATTGAATAACGAGATTGAACGAGGCAAAGCCTCTCAAGAACGTTTGCGTAATACACAAGAAAAGCAATACACAGAAGTTCGTGAGCGAGGAGAATCAAAAATCGCCATCGCTCAAGAGCAAAATGAAAAGAAATTAGTTCGCTCCAATGCTGACGCTGAAAATCGTTATGAAAAACAACAAAAGCAGTGGGATAGCAAAGAAAAGAACCTAAATGCTCAGTACAGCCAGCGTGTGATGCAAAATAAAAAAGCGTACGAAAAAGAGCTTAAAACTCAGAACGAACATTTCAAGAGCACCTATCAGAAAAACGACGCTGCGAACCGTGAGTCTTTGAATATTCAAGAAGACATGTACGCGAAAGAACTGGCAACTACACGCCAGGAATTCGTAAAACAAGCAGCCAAGTACTCTTCGAAAGAAAACGATCCATTTTACAAAATCGAAAATCGTGGCAGCGTGATGCACGAAACTCCGAATTTCTATGTTCTACGTGCCTTCGTCCCTGAGCACGAAAAAGACAGCGTCAGAGTCTCGATCCAAAACGACAAAGCGATGGTTTCTGGGCAGCGCTCCTTTAAAGACAACATCGCAGACGACACTAAGAAAGTAACTTCCAGCAGCTATCAAACCTTCCGGGAAGAGTTCGCTTTCGATAAGCCCATCATCTCTGAAGGTATGACCCGCGAACGGGACGGCGACTTCGTGGTTTACACGATCCCTAAAGGCAACATCTCGGGCTACAGCCGCAAAGCTTAA
- a CDS encoding helix-turn-helix transcriptional regulator: MQDMIKSTCAHVCIPTGGIHPIVQRQFQKWGLTKTEGDIGLLLLKGLSLRAIAQTRGTSETTVRQQALILYKKAAVEGRHQLAAFFLEDLLNPCKVPKFELS; the protein is encoded by the coding sequence ATGCAGGATATGATTAAATCAACATGTGCACACGTATGTATCCCGACTGGCGGAATTCATCCTATCGTTCAACGCCAGTTTCAAAAATGGGGTCTTACCAAAACCGAAGGTGACATCGGTTTGTTACTATTAAAAGGACTGAGCTTGCGAGCTATTGCTCAAACTCGCGGGACATCAGAAACCACCGTTCGACAACAAGCTTTGATTCTGTACAAGAAAGCAGCCGTAGAGGGACGTCATCAGTTAGCGGCATTCTTCCTTGAAGATCTTCTGAATCCTTGCAAAGTTCCAAAGTTCGAACTGTCATAA
- a CDS encoding matrixin family metalloprotease codes for MLKWIGVTSLVVMALALGACAPKSQDSCGFVQNSYGERVSWKAEVPVTMYLHTSVPEEYVGAIVSAAQTWEKSAGRKLFNIVTTPRVSGPNSPRQDGKNVIYFMDTWETERGSEQARTSVLWRGDQINETDIRVNTKDFTFYWNQSKSGSSVNIEALILHEMGHVLGLKHNDDKAASSVMQTYLRSGDDRTEPSATDTTDLKCEY; via the coding sequence ATGTTGAAGTGGATTGGCGTCACATCGCTCGTGGTTATGGCTTTGGCTCTTGGAGCCTGTGCGCCCAAATCGCAAGACAGCTGTGGTTTCGTGCAAAACAGTTACGGTGAGCGTGTCTCTTGGAAGGCCGAAGTGCCTGTGACTATGTATCTGCATACGTCTGTTCCAGAAGAATACGTTGGAGCTATCGTAAGCGCTGCTCAAACGTGGGAAAAGTCTGCGGGTCGCAAACTCTTTAATATCGTAACAACTCCACGTGTTTCTGGTCCGAACTCTCCTCGTCAAGACGGGAAGAACGTCATCTATTTCATGGATACTTGGGAAACTGAAAGAGGATCTGAACAAGCTCGTACATCGGTTTTGTGGAGAGGTGACCAAATTAATGAAACTGACATTCGCGTAAATACCAAGGATTTCACGTTTTATTGGAATCAAAGCAAATCAGGATCTTCAGTTAATATCGAAGCGCTGATCCTTCACGAAATGGGACATGTTTTGGGTCTAAAACATAACGACGACAAGGCAGCTTCTTCGGTGATGCAAACTTATCTGCGCAGCGGTGACGACCGCACTGAGCCATCTGCCACAGATACGACGGATTTGAAGTGCGAGTACTAG
- a CDS encoding isocitrate/isopropylmalate dehydrogenase family protein, which yields MMKLTVIPGDGIGPEIMTQVIRVLKHVHAPFEYEEHQAGEIALAKMGDLLPQTTVDSINKNKLAIKGPTTTPVGGGHKSINVTMRQKFDLYANVRPVRSLPGVQCVASDVNLTIVRENTEDLYAGIERMVDENTAESIKRITRKGSERIARYAYDLAQKTGRKQVAIVHKANIMKMSDGLFLKVAQEVGWQYPNIQTKDVIVDNACMQLVTRPQQFDVIVTENLYGDILSDLCAGLVGGLGVVPGANIGEKAAIFEAVHGSAPDIAGQNKANPTALLQSAVMMLQHVGEQAKADSIMKALIAALSDVNARTGDLGGKGTTVSFTDAIIQKL from the coding sequence ATGATGAAACTGACTGTGATCCCTGGTGACGGTATTGGCCCTGAAATTATGACCCAAGTAATTCGCGTTCTTAAGCACGTGCATGCTCCGTTTGAATACGAGGAGCACCAAGCCGGCGAGATCGCATTAGCTAAAATGGGTGATCTTCTTCCGCAAACGACGGTTGATTCAATCAATAAAAACAAACTTGCGATCAAAGGTCCTACGACAACACCCGTTGGTGGCGGCCATAAATCCATCAACGTAACGATGAGACAAAAATTTGATCTTTACGCCAATGTCAGACCGGTGCGTTCTCTTCCCGGCGTACAGTGTGTGGCTTCCGATGTGAATCTGACAATCGTGCGTGAAAATACGGAAGATCTTTATGCTGGTATTGAGCGCATGGTGGATGAAAATACGGCAGAGTCTATTAAACGCATCACGCGCAAAGGCTCTGAAAGAATCGCACGCTATGCCTATGACCTGGCTCAAAAAACAGGCCGCAAACAAGTGGCCATCGTCCACAAAGCAAACATCATGAAAATGTCGGATGGCTTGTTCTTGAAAGTCGCTCAAGAAGTCGGCTGGCAGTATCCAAATATCCAAACTAAGGACGTTATCGTCGACAACGCCTGCATGCAGCTGGTGACGCGCCCACAGCAGTTTGATGTGATCGTCACTGAAAACTTGTACGGCGATATCCTGTCGGATCTTTGCGCTGGCTTAGTTGGCGGTTTGGGAGTTGTTCCAGGCGCTAATATCGGCGAAAAAGCCGCGATCTTTGAAGCGGTTCACGGTTCTGCACCAGATATTGCTGGTCAAAACAAAGCCAACCCAACAGCATTGCTGCAATCTGCAGTGATGATGCTTCAACACGTGGGCGAGCAAGCCAAAGCTGATTCGATTATGAAAGCTTTGATCGCAGCATTGTCTGATGTAAATGCTCGTACTGGTGATCTGGGCGGCAAAGGAACAACTGTGTCGTTCACCGACGCCATCATCCAAAAACTTTAA